A single region of the Microlunatus panaciterrae genome encodes:
- a CDS encoding ADP-ribosylglycohydrolase family protein: protein MTRKTSTMTSSRSVTLLDQPSLPDDYLTRVYAGVLGKIIGVYLGRPFEGWTHQRIIAELGEITDYVHDRLGQPLIVTDDDITGTFTFIRALEDRGFDPGLTPAQIGESWLNYLIENRTILWWGGLGTSTEHTAYLRLKSGIPAPASGSVACNGRAVAEQIGGQIFIDGWAMLSPGDPERAAELARRAASVSHDGDGIHGAQVIAAIEAQAFIEPDLETLLDTAVGLIPADCTLARAIADVRQWHRDSSDWYATRALIEQHYGYHLFPGVCHMVPNHALIIAALLHGDDDFSRTMMIINSSGWDTDCNSGSVGAIMGIKNGLRGIDDATGTDWRGPLADRLYLPCAEGGRAISDAATVAVRIANAGEILHGRAPTRPKQGARFHFSLPGSVQGFQSLGATPDDPEQPVRPLVISNDAGRLELTLREDSREAFVATPTFIPPEAVEMPGYQLIGSPTLYPSQRVEFTLAAPAANRADVTVRPLIDYYGAGDRVQRRFGDPCTLSAGADHTGGWVIPDVGGAPVLRFGFALTGEPGDALLVDRVHWDGAPTLTLGRPAFDSTLWRRAWVDGVDDWAGHWPEDYKLAQNRGTGLIAQGDETWTDYEVSADLDVLLALSAGVAARVGGLRRYYAAVIAGDRARLIKECDGLEVLAEVPLPHPGSRHRLKLQVTGDRISGTVDGVPIGSVRDHSLTGGAAGLLISEGTLSSGPVEVRSC, encoded by the coding sequence ATGACCCGGAAGACGTCCACCATGACCAGCAGTCGAAGCGTCACCCTGCTCGACCAGCCGTCGTTGCCCGACGACTACCTGACCCGGGTCTACGCGGGCGTGCTCGGCAAGATCATCGGCGTCTACCTGGGTCGGCCGTTCGAGGGCTGGACGCACCAACGGATCATCGCCGAGCTGGGCGAGATCACCGACTATGTCCATGATCGACTCGGGCAGCCACTCATCGTCACCGACGACGACATCACCGGCACGTTCACCTTCATCCGGGCCCTGGAGGACCGCGGCTTCGACCCGGGGCTGACGCCGGCCCAGATCGGCGAGTCCTGGCTCAACTACCTGATCGAGAACCGCACCATCTTGTGGTGGGGCGGCCTGGGCACCTCGACCGAGCACACGGCCTACCTCCGGCTGAAGTCCGGCATCCCCGCCCCGGCAAGTGGCTCGGTGGCATGCAACGGCCGGGCCGTCGCGGAGCAGATCGGTGGCCAGATCTTCATCGACGGCTGGGCGATGCTGTCCCCAGGCGACCCGGAACGGGCCGCCGAGCTCGCCCGCCGGGCCGCCTCCGTCAGCCACGACGGTGACGGGATCCACGGCGCCCAGGTGATCGCCGCAATCGAGGCGCAGGCGTTCATTGAGCCCGACCTGGAGACGCTCCTCGACACCGCCGTCGGCCTCATCCCGGCCGACTGCACCCTGGCCAGGGCAATCGCCGACGTACGACAGTGGCACCGTGACAGCTCCGACTGGTACGCCACCCGCGCGCTCATCGAGCAGCACTACGGCTACCACCTCTTCCCCGGCGTCTGTCACATGGTGCCGAACCACGCGCTGATCATCGCCGCCCTGCTGCACGGCGACGACGACTTCAGCCGGACGATGATGATCATCAACAGCAGCGGTTGGGACACCGACTGCAACTCCGGCAGCGTCGGCGCGATCATGGGCATCAAGAACGGTCTGCGGGGCATCGACGATGCCACCGGCACGGACTGGCGCGGCCCGCTGGCGGATCGGCTCTACCTCCCGTGCGCCGAGGGCGGCCGAGCGATCTCCGACGCAGCCACTGTTGCGGTGCGGATCGCCAACGCCGGCGAGATCCTGCACGGAAGGGCACCGACGCGACCCAAGCAGGGCGCCCGGTTCCACTTCAGCCTGCCCGGTTCGGTTCAGGGCTTCCAGTCACTCGGCGCCACGCCTGACGACCCCGAGCAACCCGTACGCCCGCTGGTGATCAGCAACGACGCCGGACGGCTGGAGCTGACGCTGCGAGAGGACAGCCGGGAGGCGTTCGTGGCGACCCCGACGTTCATCCCGCCGGAGGCGGTCGAGATGCCGGGCTATCAGCTGATCGGCTCCCCCACGCTCTACCCGAGCCAGCGGGTCGAGTTCACCCTGGCCGCGCCCGCGGCCAACCGGGCCGACGTGACCGTCCGACCGCTGATCGACTACTACGGCGCAGGCGACCGTGTGCAGCGGAGGTTCGGTGACCCCTGCACCCTCAGCGCCGGCGCCGACCACACCGGTGGCTGGGTCATCCCCGACGTCGGCGGAGCTCCCGTGCTGCGGTTCGGTTTCGCCCTCACCGGAGAGCCGGGCGATGCGCTGCTGGTCGACCGGGTCCACTGGGACGGTGCGCCGACACTGACCCTGGGCCGGCCGGCCTTCGACAGCACACTGTGGCGGCGCGCCTGGGTGGATGGTGTCGACGACTGGGCCGGGCACTGGCCGGAGGACTACAAGCTGGCACAGAACCGCGGCACCGGGCTGATCGCCCAGGGCGACGAGACCTGGACCGACTATGAGGTGTCCGCCGACCTCGACGTCCTACTGGCGCTGAGTGCCGGCGTGGCTGCCCGGGTCGGCGGCCTGCGCCGCTACTACGCGGCGGTGATCGCCGGCGACCGCGCGAGGCTGATCAAGGAATGCGACGGGCTCGAGGTGCTCGCCGAGGTGCCGCTGCCTCACCCCGGCTCGCGTCACCGGCTGAAGCTCCAGGTCACCGGCGACCGGATCAGCGGCACGGTGGACGGAGTCCCGATCGGGTCGGTCAGAGATCACAGTCTCACCGGTGGTGCTGCCGGGCTGTTGATCTCCGAGGGGACCCTGTCCAGCGGGCCGGTCGAGGTTAGGAGCTGCTGA
- a CDS encoding putative quinol monooxygenase, whose translation MIFICVKFQVQPEYADSWVDFTSEFTQATRNEPGNLWFDWSRSVDDSCEYVLVEAFRDGEAGAEHVQSEHFKKAMQQLPTRLVATPKIINFETEGDDWSEMGEMTVPA comes from the coding sequence ATGATCTTCATCTGCGTCAAGTTCCAGGTTCAGCCGGAGTACGCCGACAGCTGGGTGGACTTCACCTCGGAGTTCACCCAGGCCACTCGCAACGAGCCGGGAAATCTCTGGTTCGACTGGTCCCGCAGCGTCGACGACAGCTGCGAGTACGTCCTGGTGGAGGCGTTCCGCGACGGTGAGGCCGGCGCCGAGCACGTGCAGTCCGAGCACTTCAAGAAGGCCATGCAGCAGCTGCCCACCCGGCTGGTCGCCACCCCCAAGATCATCAACTTCGAGACTGAGGGTGACGACTGGTCCGAGATGGGCGAGATGACCGTCCCGGCATGA
- a CDS encoding CHRD domain-containing protein, producing the protein MTTTESRFAALRHNGVWRRSVALAAIATISIGATVPAYADGGHHRHSNKTLHATLTGAKEVPGPGDANGRGKATVKLRQHKICFTLTWRRIDAPTAAHIHAGKAGVAGPVVVQLLSVPGGLGAPVNRVGGCTEVDPALVKKIRKDPRSYYVNIHNKDFPSGAIRGQLH; encoded by the coding sequence ATGACGACTACCGAGAGCAGGTTCGCCGCACTACGGCACAACGGGGTTTGGCGCAGGAGTGTCGCGCTGGCGGCGATAGCGACCATCAGCATCGGCGCGACCGTCCCGGCGTACGCCGACGGTGGCCATCATCGCCACTCGAACAAGACGTTGCACGCCACCCTGACCGGTGCCAAGGAGGTTCCTGGACCCGGCGACGCCAACGGGCGCGGCAAGGCGACGGTGAAGCTTCGGCAGCACAAGATCTGCTTCACCCTGACCTGGCGGAGGATCGACGCGCCCACCGCCGCCCACATCCATGCGGGCAAGGCCGGTGTCGCCGGACCCGTGGTCGTCCAGCTGCTCTCGGTGCCGGGCGGCCTGGGTGCACCGGTCAACCGCGTCGGCGGCTGCACCGAGGTCGACCCGGCGCTGGTGAAGAAGATCCGCAAGGACCCGCGCAGCTACTACGTCAACATCCACAACAAGGACTTCCCGTCCGGTGCCATCAGGGGTCAGCTGCACTAG
- a CDS encoding class I SAM-dependent methyltransferase, translating to MTPAGRRHRLSDRWWTVVSPGYDRAVGLVGWHRWLDTLVADLGSGRVLEVGCGPAHPAPRLLARGVDYVGLDRNAAMLARAARRTGCGPGTAALVRADVTALPFADDAFDVVLAAGVLGLLDCDSRRAALQEMARVARTEVRLLEPVHRPGTPQRRMRSHLLALVRDRPLELAELVACGLEPRLCGPPLLAGVYSAVCAMKPRGRNRPLVTD from the coding sequence ATGACGCCGGCCGGCCGGAGGCACCGGCTGAGCGACCGGTGGTGGACGGTCGTGTCGCCCGGCTACGACCGCGCGGTGGGACTGGTGGGATGGCACCGCTGGCTGGACACCCTGGTCGCCGATCTCGGCTCCGGCCGCGTGCTGGAGGTGGGCTGCGGACCGGCGCACCCGGCGCCGCGGCTGCTGGCCCGCGGGGTGGATTATGTCGGGCTGGATCGCAACGCCGCCATGCTGGCCCGGGCTGCCCGGCGCACCGGCTGTGGCCCGGGCACGGCGGCGCTGGTCCGAGCGGACGTGACCGCATTGCCGTTCGCCGACGATGCCTTCGACGTCGTGCTCGCCGCCGGGGTCCTCGGGCTGCTGGATTGCGACTCGCGACGTGCCGCCCTGCAGGAGATGGCGCGGGTGGCGCGCACCGAGGTCCGGCTGCTCGAGCCCGTCCACCGGCCCGGCACGCCGCAGCGGAGGATGAGATCGCACCTGCTGGCGCTGGTGCGGGATCGGCCGCTCGAGCTGGCCGAGTTGGTCGCATGCGGGCTCGAACCGAGGCTGTGCGGGCCTCCCCTGCTGGCCGGTGTCTACTCTGCCGTCTGCGCGATGAAGCCTCGTGGGAGGAATCGACCACTCGTCACCGACTGA
- a CDS encoding radical SAM protein: protein MSVAESSTVAALRPAVVLDSFDGPMGAYVHVPFCERICPFCPYNKVRAEEHLAQRYFAALHREIDWYVAERGVPFTSLYIGGGTPTLYPDELAEVIRQIPVSGERAVEVLPTHGTVERLDRLAEMGITAVSIGAQSFHDGVLHQLRRPHDAAASRAAVENALGRFALVDVDLIVDVAWEDRDAFPGAFIDDVRTCFALGVDQVSTYPLMRFGFTPFGTARHDRRREHAVLAQVTELAESMGYERRSVWTFNRRGAAPYTSITRRRFLGMGAGSTSYAGGDFYVNHFGVGSYADAIEHGRLPVARWLHLGRWGGAAYDAFWQAYSGGVDVEQLRQSYGQVVAAVARAGLAPLVLAGLLRRAAGGYRLTARGFDAYHDLERWVTYQLIEPLWAEMLTEHAALPCEETRARWVTPERARSGRAWSLARRLFER from the coding sequence GTGAGCGTCGCCGAGAGCAGCACCGTGGCGGCTCTGCGGCCTGCGGTCGTCCTTGACTCCTTCGATGGGCCGATGGGGGCCTATGTGCACGTGCCGTTCTGCGAACGGATCTGCCCCTTCTGCCCCTACAACAAGGTGCGCGCGGAGGAGCACCTGGCGCAGCGGTACTTCGCGGCACTGCACCGGGAGATTGACTGGTACGTGGCCGAGCGCGGCGTCCCGTTCACGTCGCTGTACATCGGCGGCGGCACCCCGACGCTCTACCCCGACGAGCTGGCCGAGGTGATCCGACAGATCCCGGTGTCCGGGGAGCGGGCGGTGGAGGTGCTGCCGACCCATGGCACCGTCGAGCGGCTGGATCGTCTCGCCGAGATGGGCATCACCGCAGTCAGCATCGGCGCGCAGTCGTTCCACGACGGGGTGCTGCACCAGCTCCGCCGGCCCCACGACGCGGCGGCGAGCCGGGCGGCGGTGGAGAACGCTCTCGGCCGGTTCGCGCTGGTGGACGTGGACCTGATCGTCGACGTGGCCTGGGAGGATCGGGACGCGTTCCCGGGCGCCTTCATCGACGACGTCCGCACCTGCTTCGCTCTCGGGGTGGACCAGGTCTCCACCTACCCGCTGATGCGCTTCGGCTTCACCCCGTTCGGCACGGCCCGACACGACCGCCGCCGTGAGCATGCCGTACTCGCTCAGGTGACCGAGCTGGCGGAGTCGATGGGCTACGAGCGCCGCTCGGTCTGGACGTTCAACCGGCGGGGCGCGGCGCCGTACACGTCGATCACCCGGCGCCGTTTCCTCGGGATGGGCGCCGGCAGCACCTCCTATGCCGGCGGCGACTTCTACGTCAACCATTTTGGCGTCGGCAGCTACGCCGACGCGATTGAGCACGGCCGGCTGCCGGTCGCCCGCTGGCTGCATCTGGGTCGGTGGGGCGGCGCCGCCTATGACGCGTTCTGGCAGGCCTACTCCGGCGGCGTGGACGTGGAACAGCTCAGGCAGTCGTACGGCCAGGTGGTGGCGGCGGTGGCCCGCGCCGGACTGGCCCCACTGGTGCTGGCCGGGCTCCTCCGTCGCGCTGCGGGCGGCTACCGGCTCACCGCGCGCGGCTTCGACGCGTACCACGATCTGGAGCGCTGGGTGACCTACCAGCTGATCGAACCGTTGTGGGCCGAGATGCTCACCGAGCACGCGGCACTGCCGTGCGAGGAGACTCGGGCCCGCTGGGTCACACCCGAGCGGGCCCGCAGTGGGCGAGCCTGGTCGTTGGCCCGCCGGCTGTTCGAGCGATGA